GCTTCCGCAACTGTACAATGTGCTGCGGGGCGACATGTCGATTGTGGGAAACCGGCCGCTCCCACTCTACGAGGCAGAGAAGATCACCACCGACCAGTTTGCCGCCCGCTTTATTGCCCCCGCAGGAATAACGGGCCTGTGGCAGGTGAGCCGGCGTGGCGGGCACTACATGTCGGAGGATGAGCGAAAAGCCCTGGACATTGAATATGCAGAGGAATACTCCATGAAAAAAGACATCCTTATAATCCTTAAAACTTTACCCGCATTGTTTCAAAAACAAAACGTTTGATGAAAAAACTCTCTCTAACTGTGCTATTTGCTATGTACGTGCTGCTAGCCTTTAGCCAAACCAAGCCAGACACCACAGGCTCCCGAATCGATTTGTTCTTCAACTCACCGGACATTGCGCTTCCGCTCCTGTACAACGCTGCCATAGCGCGCGCCGCAGAAATGGAAAGGCTCGATGCCGAGGAGCAACTGGCGGAAGAGCAAATAAAGCTGAGCAAGCGGCAGATCCTTTCGGGTATATCCATTGGCGGTGGCTACAACTGGGGCTCCCGGTTCCGGTACTCAGATGCCGAACAGATATCCAACCCCTGGAACCCTTTTGTGCTGCCGGTGCAGGCATTTTACAATGTAGGCGTAAACGTGGGCTTCCCCCTGCTTAGCATTGTGAACCGCAAAAGCCAGATCAAAGCAAGCATGTTGGCTTTGAAACAGGTTAAAACCGACCAAAAGCTGACAGAGCGCGAAATCAGAGAGCAGATCATTACGCTGTACCAGGAACTGGTGCTATCCCGAAAAGTCATGGAAAACGCGCAGGATGCGTTTCAATCCGCCAAAGTCAGCAAGCAAATCGCGGAGAAACGATTCAGACAAGGCGAACTGCAGGTAGACGAGCAGATGCAGGTATTAGACTTTTACAGCAAAGCAGGCCTGGCATTAGAGCAAGCCAAAAGCGTTTACCTGACCAATTACCTCTTGCTGGAAGAGCGCTTAGGGATGACTATTTATAACTTAATGAACGACGCCAAATGACACTTCGAGACTTTAATAGACTGATGCGCCGGAATTGGTTGCTTCTATTGGCTATCCCTTTGATAACCGCTATATCCATCTTTTTCTTTGCCCGCGACCAGGACAAACTCTATAGTTCAGACACTGTGCTTTATACAGGTATTGCCACTGGTTCACGTATTGCAAATGGTGAAAAAGAGGCGCCCAAAGCTGCCGATAATGCCTATGGCAACATGCTCTCGCTCATGAACTCGCGCGAGATAAAAGAGGAGGTGATTACACGGCTGATAGCCTCTCATTTAATGCTGCCCGGCCCGGACCCGAGTGTGGTGAGTGAAAAAACATACGAGCGCCTGCACGAAGTTATTCCTGCCTCCCTCAAAAAGAAACTGGTGGGCAAGACGATGGAAGAAACAACCCGGAACATCAGGAAGTATTACACGGCAGACACCAGTAACCCTATTTATAACCTCATCAACTCCGGCGACCCAGTATATTCGACGGATGCGTTCGAGGAAATGATGACCGAACGGATGGGCGCAAGTGATTTAATAAAAGTTTCTTATACCTCTAATGACCCTGCCACCACGTTCCACACGTTGGAGAACCTGATAAATGTATTTACCCGCAAGCACGAGGAACTGTTTATGGGGCAAAACAAATCGGTCATGGGCTACTTCGACTCATCTACGGAGGAGGCGTATGAAAAACTCAAATCAGCACAGGAGAAACTGCTGGCCTTCCAAAGGGCAAACAACATTGTAGACTACGATCAGCAAATCGCTTCTTCCTCTGCAGTGAAAACACAGGCAGAAGAGCAGTACAAAGAGGTGGAGATGCTGTATATCGGTGCTCTTACTGCCCTGAAGGCGGCAGAAAACAAGTTAAGCGGACGTGGTGCCTCTAACCTTAAAAGCCAGGAGATAATACGGCTTCGGAATGAGCTTTCAGAACTGAATACCCAGATCATGGAGCTGGAGCTACAGCGTTCTCCCCAGCCAGACAACAACGAGCGCCTCACAAGACTGAAGCAGGAAGCGCAGACAGTATCAGATAAGATTGCCGATAACGTTGCCGCCTACGAAGGGAATAATACCGCAGAAGGTGTCCCAATAACAGGCGTTCTGAACACGTACGTGCAGAATACTATACTCGTGGAAGAGTTGAAGAGTAAGTTGGATGTGCTCCGCAGACAGCGCGATGCCTCCTCCGGAGAGTATGAGGAGTTGGCGCCGCTGGGCTCACAGTTCAACAACCTGAAGCGTGATGTGGAAGTGGCAGAGCAAGAGTATACCGCTCAGTTAGAAGGCCTGAAGCAAAGCAAGCTGAACCAGCAAAATATTGCCATGGCTTCCAACCTAAAGGTGATCGACCCGCCATACTTCCCTATAAAGTCGACAGGGGCCAGTTTGATTATGCTTGTGCTGTTTGGCTTCTTCGGTGCATTTTTGTTGACAAGTGCGGGAGTTTTTGCCGCCGATAAACTGGACAACTCCCTCAGGAAGCCAGAGCTGGCTTTAAAGACCATCAACTTTCCGATTCTGGGCGTTCTGCCTGAAACAACGGGCAAGCCCAGCGCCAAGCAGCTGGATGAGGTGAAAAGAGCAGAGGATCAGCTGGCCCGCCAGGTGTTGCTTAAACTGCAGCAGCAGCGCAACCCTAACAGTCCGCGCGTAATTGGTGTGTTAAGCAGCTACTCCGGCGAAGGCAAAACCACAGTGGCCAATGCACTGGCCAATAGCCTGCACAACATGGGCATAGAGGTTGTGAGTTTCATACCGGATGGGCATGCCTTCCCGGATGCACTTTTCGATACCACCACCTACTACTCCCCGGTGAATGGCGTACGTTCAGACTCGGCTTTATCTGAGATGTCGGGCAGAAGCCTGAACAGCACAGATGTAGTGATTATTGAGTTCCCGCCACTGTTAGAATCAGTTTACCCGGTGCTGCTGTTAGAGCGCCTCGACATGATTCTGGTTACCGTTCAAACAAACCGTACCTGGGAGCAGGCGGACAAAACAGTATTTGAAAACATCGAGAAGATCACAAATGCGCCGATAGAGGTTGTGCTGAACGGCGTGCTGCAGCAGTATGTGCAGGATTACGTGGGCGCGCCTGCTAAATCGTTGCCAGCGCCAACGCGCCCGGCACCAACAGAAGACGCGCACCAGAAACTGGGGAAATGGGAGAAAGAAACCCCCATACTTAACCCGTAGCCTGTACGTCACCTTAAAACGCTAGTCCCTTAGTAGCTAAAGATTCGATATGAGGCAGTTTGCTTTTATTGCAGAGCGTAAAACGGTCGGCATTCTCCTGCCAGTGGCAACGCTTATTGCCGTTGGCATCGGATGGCTTACCGCAAACATCGGCATACTTGTCCCAGGCATGCTGGTGCTGCTGGCGGTGGCTATACCGTTTGTTCTTGCTGTATTCTACAACCCCAGACTGGGGCTGAAGGCCACCATTATCTACTGCTTCTTTCTTTTTGGGATAGCGCGCGAAGTAGGAGGTTTCCCTTAC
Above is a window of Pontibacter akesuensis DNA encoding:
- a CDS encoding GumC family protein → MITAISIFFFARDQDKLYSSDTVLYTGIATGSRIANGEKEAPKAADNAYGNMLSLMNSREIKEEVITRLIASHLMLPGPDPSVVSEKTYERLHEVIPASLKKKLVGKTMEETTRNIRKYYTADTSNPIYNLINSGDPVYSTDAFEEMMTERMGASDLIKVSYTSNDPATTFHTLENLINVFTRKHEELFMGQNKSVMGYFDSSTEEAYEKLKSAQEKLLAFQRANNIVDYDQQIASSSAVKTQAEEQYKEVEMLYIGALTALKAAENKLSGRGASNLKSQEIIRLRNELSELNTQIMELELQRSPQPDNNERLTRLKQEAQTVSDKIADNVAAYEGNNTAEGVPITGVLNTYVQNTILVEELKSKLDVLRRQRDASSGEYEELAPLGSQFNNLKRDVEVAEQEYTAQLEGLKQSKLNQQNIAMASNLKVIDPPYFPIKSTGASLIMLVLFGFFGAFLLTSAGVFAADKLDNSLRKPELALKTINFPILGVLPETTGKPSAKQLDEVKRAEDQLARQVLLKLQQQRNPNSPRVIGVLSSYSGEGKTTVANALANSLHNMGIEVVSFIPDGHAFPDALFDTTTYYSPVNGVRSDSALSEMSGRSLNSTDVVIIEFPPLLESVYPVLLLERLDMILVTVQTNRTWEQADKTVFENIEKITNAPIEVVLNGVLQQYVQDYVGAPAKSLPAPTRPAPTEDAHQKLGKWEKETPILNP
- a CDS encoding TolC family protein, producing MKKLSLTVLFAMYVLLAFSQTKPDTTGSRIDLFFNSPDIALPLLYNAAIARAAEMERLDAEEQLAEEQIKLSKRQILSGISIGGGYNWGSRFRYSDAEQISNPWNPFVLPVQAFYNVGVNVGFPLLSIVNRKSQIKASMLALKQVKTDQKLTEREIREQIITLYQELVLSRKVMENAQDAFQSAKVSKQIAEKRFRQGELQVDEQMQVLDFYSKAGLALEQAKSVYLTNYLLLEERLGMTIYNLMNDAK